TTTACACGCTGCCGGCCATCGCGGGCCTGTCCGGGGCCACGCTACGGATCCCGAACTCGTTCATGATCGCCATCTCGGGCGGCCGCAACGTGATCGGGGTTACCACCGCGCTGCTTCTCCTGCCCACGGCCGGCCTCGGGTTCGCGCTGCAAGATCCGAGTACCGGCTACGCCGGATTCGTCGTCCTGGCTGCGCTTTCAGGCATCGGCGGGGGCGCGTTCGCCTCCTCCATGTCAAACATCAGCTTCTTCTTCCCCAAGCGCATGCAGGGACTGTCGCTGGGACTGAACGCCGGTCTCGGAAATCTGGGGGTCAGCGTCATGCAGCTCCTGTTGCCCGCGGTCGCCACCTTGGCGCTGTTCGGAGCCGTGGGAGGAGCCGGAAGAGCCGGGCCGGACGGCGGCGAGGTGTGGATCCAGAACAGCGGGCTCGTCTGGGTGCCGATCCTTCTGCTGCTGGTCGTCCTCGCCTTCCTGTTCATGGACAACCTCCCGCTGCACCGCGTCGGATCGACCGCCGGCGCCATCTGGAGGATGTTGTCGCTCGAGTTCCTGGGGCTCGCCGGAGCGGCGCTGGGAATCGGGCTCCTTCTCGGCTTCGACCTTGGCCTACCGGACCTGGTCAGGATTCTGCTCGTCCTGGCGCTTAGCGTGTCCGCGACGCTGCTTCTGATGCGGTACGCCGCGCCGGCCGCGGTGCGCCAGAGCCTGGCGACTCAGTTCGCCATCTTCCGCGAGAAGCACAACTGGGTGATGACCTGGCTGTACACGATGACGTTCGGCTCCTTCATCGGGTACTCGGCCGCCTTCCCCAAGCTCATTCAGGACGTGTTCGGCAGTCTGCCGGACGGCTCGCCGGCGCTGAACGCGCCGAACCCGCTGCACTACGCCTGGCTCGGACCGCTGGTCGGGTCGCTCATCCGTCCCGTCGGCGGCTGGCTGGCCGACAAGCTGGGCGGCGCGCGGGTCACCCATTGGGACACGCTACTCATGATCGGATCGGCGATCGGCGTTGCGATCACGGTCCGGCTGGCGGGGGCGGCTGACAGCCCCGACGCCTACTGGTGGCCCTTCTTCGCCCTCTTCATGGTTCTGTTCGTGGCGACCGGGATCGGCAACGGCTCCACCTTCCGCATGGTGCCGATCATCTTCAGACCCGAACTCGCCGGGCCCGTGCTGGGCTGGACTTCGGCCATCGCGGCCTACGGCGCGTTCATCATTCCGCGCATCTTCGGAGGGCAGATCGAGGCC
This is a stretch of genomic DNA from Gemmatimonadota bacterium. It encodes these proteins:
- a CDS encoding MFS transporter, yielding MAEGSEFGSDPDLGVPGHGIAAWEVEDEAFWASTGRRVAIRNLLISIPCLLVAFAVWLAWSIIIVQMETLGFPFSKVELYTLPAIAGLSGATLRIPNSFMIAISGGRNVIGVTTALLLLPTAGLGFALQDPSTGYAGFVVLAALSGIGGGAFASSMSNISFFFPKRMQGLSLGLNAGLGNLGVSVMQLLLPAVATLALFGAVGGAGRAGPDGGEVWIQNSGLVWVPILLLLVVLAFLFMDNLPLHRVGSTAGAIWRMLSLEFLGLAGAALGIGLLLGFDLGLPDLVRILLVLALSVSATLLLMRYAAPAAVRQSLATQFAIFREKHNWVMTWLYTMTFGSFIGYSAAFPKLIQDVFGSLPDGSPALNAPNPLHYAWLGPLVGSLIRPVGGWLADKLGGARVTHWDTLLMIGSAIGVAITVRLAGAADSPDAYWWPFFALFMVLFVATGIGNGSTFRMVPIIFRPELAGPVLGWTSAIAAYGAFIIPRIFGGQIEAGTPEYALYGFAGYYVSCLAVNWWFYARKGAEIPC